The following proteins come from a genomic window of Mustela lutreola isolate mMusLut2 chromosome 6, mMusLut2.pri, whole genome shotgun sequence:
- the ZSCAN9 gene encoding zinc finger and SCAN domain-containing protein 9, which produces MNTDSKEVFPLDGQAPEVWEELLTVKVEMESRVRTQESRLKPSNLLGREIFRRRFRQLCYQETPGPREALTRLQELCRQWLRPHVSTKEQIVELLVLEQFLTILPEELQAWVREHSPESGEEAVILLEDLERELDEPQHEVVAHTQGQEVLSEEVPLGEPTSLSLQSQAEEPQLTCDTAQQPHTVGETDAMTKAEDRELVLRKDCPKTVASHGEIFYGQTLEESPQDPQHGEPSDPAGWAAGRRGGLRAERGHKCDACGKSFAQSAGLVRHRRIHTGERPYECKECGKTFSRSSGLFNHRGIHNVQKRYRCAECGKAFSQSAGLIQHQRTHRAERPHQCGQCGKSYGRRSFLIEHQRSHTGERPHRCTQCGKSFNRRCNLSRHHKTHAAAARV; this is translated from the exons ATGAATACAGACTCGAAGGAGGTTTTCCCCTTGGATGGGCAAGCTCCTGAAGTTTGGGAAGAACTTCTGACAGTGAAAGTGGAGATGGAAAGTCGTGTCCGAACGCAGGAGTCCAGGCTGAAACCTAGTAATCTTCTGGGAAGGGAAATTTTCCGAAGGCGCTTTCGACAGCTGTGCTACCAGGAGACCCCGGGACCCAGGGAGGCCCTCACCCGACTCCAGGAACTCTGCCGCCAGTGGTTGAGGCCACATGTGAGCACGAAGGAGCAGATCGTGGAGCTGCTGGTGCTGGAGCAGTTCCTGACCATCCTGCCCGAGGAGCTGCAGGCCTGGGTGCGGGAGCACAGCCCAGAGAGTGGGGAAGAGGCTGTGATTTTGCTGGAGGATCTGGAGAGAGAGCTCGATGAGCCACAACATGAG GTCGTAGCCCACACACAGGGGCAAGAAGTCCTCTCTGAAGAAGTGCCTCTGGGGGAACCAACTTCACTGAGCCTCCAGTCCCAGGCTGAGGAGCCCCAGCTCACCTGTGACACTGCTCAGCAGCCCCACACTGTTGGAGAGACAG ATGCAATGACCAAGGCTGAGGACAGAGAGCTGGTGCTGAGAAAAGACTGTCCCAAGACAGTGGCGTCCCATGGGGAAATATTTTACGGACAGACTTTGGAGGAATCCCCCCAGGATCCCCAACATGGAGAACCCAGTGACCCTGCGGGTTGGGCAGCGGGGCGCCGGGGCGGCCTCCGAGCGGAGCGAGGGCACAAGTGTGACGCGTGTGGGAAGAGCTTCGCCCAGAGCGCAGGCCTTGTGCGCCATCGGAGGATCCACACCGGGGAGAGGCCGTATGAGTGTAAGGAGTGCGGGAAGACCTTCAGTCGGAGCTCGGGTCTCTTCAACCACCGCGGGATCCACAACGTACAGAAGCGGTACCGCTGCGCGGAGTGCGGCAAGGCCTTCAGCCAGAGCGCGGGTCTCATCCAGCACCAGCGGACCCACCGGGCGGAGAGGCCCCATCAGTGCGGCCAGTGCGGGAAGAGCTACGGTCGGCGCTCGTTCCTCATCGAGCACCAGAGGAGCCACACGGGCGAGCGGCCTCACAGGTGCACCCAGTGCGGGAAGAGCTTCAACCGCCGCTGCAACCTCAGCCGCCATCACAAGACGCACGCGGCGGCCGCGCGGGTCTAG